TGCCGGAACTCAGAGGCTTCCCCGATATGTAGGTGCAGCGCGTGCAGCAGAAATGCTTTTCACTAGTGACCCAATTACCGGGCTTGAGGCAGTGCAATATGGTCTGGCTAACCATGCCTATCCTGAGGAGCAGCTGTTGGACAATGCTTATAGTATGGCGAAGAAAATTGCCAAGAAGAGCCCTGGTTCGATCAAGGCGGCCATTGAGCTCTTAAACTACGGAAAGACGGGGCAATTCTACGAAGGTGTTAAAAAAGAAGCAGAATTGTTTGGGGAAGTATTTGTTTCTGAAGATGGCAAGGAAGGCATATCTGCGTTTATTGAAAAGCGTGAACCAAGCTTTACCGGAAAATAGTGTTTTAAAAGATTTGTACTGAAAGATTACATTCATCCTCATAATCTATTATAATAGACTTGTATGCGGATGATCTAATCTTCAGAAGATTCAATGGTTATATTATGGTCTGTGAGCGAGCGCCCGCTCAATTCTAAAAGCGGGCAGTTCCAAGCAGATAAGCCTTTCTGTATGCGTTAAATATTTTCAATCTTTCGAAGTGAAGAAATGTTTTAATTAATGGCTTTGTTTTATGACAATGCTTAATTACTAGGAGGGAAATCATGAACATCTACGTATTAATGAAGAGAACATTTGATACTGAGGAAAAAATTACCATCTCCGGCGGCAAAATCAATGAAGATGGCGCTGAATTTATCATTAATCCATATGATGAATATGCAATTGAAGAAGCAATCCAGGTTCGGGATGCGAATGGCGGAGAAGTGACGGTTGTTTCCGTAGGAACAGAAGAAGCTGAAAAGCAGCTCCGTACCGCTCTTGCGATGGGTGCCGATAAAGCTGTATTAATAAATACAGAAGATGATCTTGAAGGTGGAGATCAATACACGACTGCAAAAATCTTATCCGAATACTTGAAAGACAAAGATGCTGACTTAATCATTGCAGGAAATGTAGCAATTGATGGGGGTTCGGGACAGGTTGGACCTCGTGTAGCAGAAATTTTGGGCATTTCTTATGTAACAACTATTACAAAGCTTGATATCAATGGCAGCTCTGCGACAGTAGTGCGCGATGTTGAAGGGGATTCAGAAGTAATTGAGACATCACTTCCATTATTGGTCACAGCTCAGCAGGGGTTAAATGAGCCGCGCTATCCATCTTTGCCGGGAATTATGAAGGCAAAAAAGAAGCCACTTGATGAGCTTGAGCTTGATGATCTTGATCTTGATGAGGACGATGTTGAAGCCAAAACAAAAACAATTGAAATCTATTTGCCTCCTAAGAAGGAAGCAGGAAAAGTTCTTGAAGGCGAGCTGGAAGATCAAGTTAAGGAACTTGTGAAACTTCTTCATACTGAAGCCAAAGTTGTCTGATCATCAATAACTGATAATAATAACGCAGGGGGTAAAACATATGGCTAGAAAAGTATTAGTGTTAGGTGAAGTCCGTGACGGTTCATTGCGTAATGTATCCTTCGAAGCTGTTGCAGCTGGTAAGACTGCGTCAGAAGGCGGAGAGGTTGTAGGTGTTTTAATTGGTGATTCTGTAAGCGCTTTAGCTAATGAAATGATTCACTATGGTGCTGACCGTGTTGTAACTGTTGAAGATGAAAAGCTGAAGCAGTATACTCCTGACGGCTTTTCACAGGCTTTAATGGCTGTGATTGATTCCGAAAGTCCGGAAGGCCTGATTTTTGGACATACAGCATTAGGGAAAGATCTCGCTCCTAAAATTGCTGCCAAGCTGGAGTCAGGTTTAATCTCTGACGTAACGAGCCTTGAAGAGGCAGGCGGCAACCTGGTGTTCACACGCCCGATTTATTCAGGTAAAGCTTTTGAAAAGAAAATTGTTACAGATGGCCTCCTCTTTGCAACAATTCGTCCAAACAACATAGCTCCATTGGAGAAAGATGAATCAAGATCAGGAGATATTGCTTCTGTTGCAGCAGAAATCAAAGATCTTCGCACGATCATTAAGGAAGTTGTCCGCAAAGCAAGTGAAGGCGTTGATTTATCCGAAGCTAAGGTTATCATTGCCGGCGGCCGCGGCGTTAAGAGCGAGGAAGGCTTTGAGCCATTAAAAGAACTTGCTTCGGTTCTAAATGGAGCAGTGGGTGCATCACGCGGAGCTTGTGATGCTGATTATTGTGACTACTCGCTGCAAATTGGCCAAACCGGTAAGGTTGTAACACCAGATCTATATATTGCTTGCGGCATCTCCGGTGCTATTCAGCATTTAGCTGGGATGTCCAACTCAAAAGTAATCGTAGCCATTAACAAAGATCCGGAAGCCAATATCTTTAAAGTAGCTGATTATGGTATTGTTGGAGATCTGTTTGAGGTTGTTCCACTGTTAACTGAAGAATTCAAAAAGCTTAAAGTAAATGCATAAGATAGTATATCGAATGGGCGGCTGATGGCCGCCCATTATACATAGTGCCAATAGGGAAAGAAAGAGAATAATCTGTTCCAAATAGGGTAAATTACGATCGAGCAGATTGTTCGCAACATATAATAAACGATGGTATACTGTCGTTAGTATTTGAGTTAAATTTTAGGAGGCATATCAAATGGCTATTTCACATGCAACTGACCAAAACTTCACTGCTGAGACTGGTTCGGGATTAGTATTGGCAGATTTCTGGGCTCCTTGGTGCGGCCCTTGTAAAATGATCGCTCCTGTTTTAGAAGAGCTTGATTCTGAAATGGGCGATAAAGTAAAAATTGTAAAAATCGATGTTGACGAAAACCAGGAAACTGCTGGAAAGTTTGGCGTAATGAGCATTCCGACATTAATCGTTCTAAAAGACGGTGAAGTTGTAGATAAAGTGGTTGGTTTCCAGCCGAAAGAGGCTCTCGCTGAATTACTTTCAAAACATGCGTAATTTATAAGGAATTTTCCCGGTGTCCCATAAGGACATCGGGATTTTTTTGTCATATGGGTTTTGTTGTTATGCTGCAGGTTTCCAGGCTGATATAATAAGATGGTAATAATGTGCCATCTGCATATTAGCGGCTAAATAATATTGGTTTGCTGCCAGCGCAAACAAAGTATTATACTAGCTTTCACCCCAAAATGATTATGCCAAACAATGAATAAATTGAACTTCAATAAAAAGTTTTAACCGGGGAGGTGTAGTGCCATGAATGATACGATAAAAAATAAACTGATGCTGCTTCCTGCCCAGCCGGGATGTTATTTGATGAAAGACAGGCAGGGTACCATCATATACGTGGGGAAGGCAAAAATCCTGAAAAACCGTGTAAGATCCTATTTCACAGGCTCACATGACGGAAAAACATTAAGACTTGTTAATGAGATCGTAGATTTTGAGTACATTGTCACTTCTTCAGATATGGAAGCACTGATCCTTGAGATGAATCTGATCAAGAAATATGATCCGAAATATAATGTAATGCTGAAGGACGATAAAAGTTACCCTTTTATCAAATTGACGGCCGAACGCCATCCCCGTCTAATTACAACCAGAAAAGTAAAAAAAGACAGGGGAAAATACTTCGGACCATATCCCAATGTGCAGGCTGCCAATGAAACAAAAAAGCTGCTCGACCGAATTTATCCTCTCCGCAAATGTTCAACTCTTCCGGACAGAGTTTGCCTTTATTATCATTTAGGCCAATGTCTTGCGCCATGCGTGAAGGCCGTAGGTGAAGACCAATATAAGCAAATGACAGACGAGATTGCAAAATTCTTGAATGGCGGATACAAAGAGATTAAAAAAGACCTGACTGCAAAAATGACAGCAGCTGCTGAAGAATTGGACTTTGAAAGGGCAAAGGAGCTTAGGGATAAAATTGCCCATATAGATGCAACAATGGAAAAGCAAAAAATGACAATGACAGACTTTACCGACCGGGATGTATTTGGATATGCGGTTGATAAAGGATGGATGTGTGTTCAGGTATTCTTCATCAGACAGGGTAAACTCATTGAAAGAGATGTATCAATGTTCCCTATTTATAATGAGCCGGAAGAAGAAATCTTAACTTTCCTCGGCCAGTTTTATACAAAAGCAAACCACTTTAAACCGCGAGAAATATTGGCACCGGATTCGGTTGATGCTGAAATGGCAGAACAGCTTCTGGATGTTAAGGTGCTAAAACCGCAGCGAGGGCAAAAAAAGGACCTGGTGAAGCTTGCTTATAAAAATGCAAAAATTGCTCTCCAGGAGAAGTTTTCTTTAATTGAGCGTGATGAAGAACGGACAATTAAGGCTGTAGAAAATCTGGGGGATCAGCTTGGAATATATACGCCTCACCGGATAGAAGCATTTGATAATTCAAATATCCAGGGAACGGACCCTGTTTCAGCCATGATCGTCTTTATTGATGGCAAACCAGAGAAAAGAGAATACCGTAAATATAAGATTAAGTCTGTTAAAGGCCCTGATGACTATGAATCCATGAGAGAAGTAGTCCGGCGCAGATATACAAGGGTACTGAAAGAAGAGCTGCCGCTTCCGGACTTAATCATGATTGATGGGGGAAAAGGGCATGTTGAAGCTGTACGGGATGTGCTTGAAAATGAGCTCGGTCTGGATATTCCGATTTCTGGCCTGGTGAAGGATGAAAAGCACAGGACTTCTCAGCTCTTATATGGTAATCCGCTTCAAATTATTCCACTTGCAAGGAACAGCCAGGAATTTTATCTGCTTCAGAGAATTCAGGACGAGGTTCATCGTTTTGCGATTACTTTTCATCGCCAGCTTCGCGGGAAAAATGCCTTTCAGTCTATTCTTGATGATATTCCCGGCATAGGAGAAAAACGAAAGAAACAGCTGCTGAAAGCCTTTGGATCTGTAAAGAAAATGAAAGAAGCACCAATAGAGGAGTATAGGAAAATAGGCATTCCTGAGAATGTTGCCGAGGAATTGAAGTTGAGGCTCGAGGAACAAAATGGAAATCCTAAGTCATAAATGGATATAGACAGAAAATTTCAGATATGTTATACTAATTCAAACTTTATATCAATATCACTTTATAGCGATAAAGCGTATGTTCATTTAGTTCAAACAAAGTTTTGGGACTATGAACCGAATCGTTAAGTGAAGGTAGAGGTGCGAACTTCATCAGTAAAAGCTTGGAGAAGAATGAGCTTCCATGAAAAGCTTTGAAAGGGTACGTTCGCCGAAGTGGAGAAAATCTCATCATTTTTTCTGCTGGTTCTGCATTGAATAAATGCAGGATTGTCAGGACAATGCCGTCCTGGAGAGCTATCTCACTGTGTTTGCTCATTTTTATACTTTGGCTGCACAGCAATGGGATAGTAAACTATTCCATTGCTTTTTTTATTGCCCAAAAGGGTATTTTAGAGTTAAGGCCATTGTCAAATACAGCAGAGTGAACTGATATGCTTCACTTACATAGGACGGCAAATCACAAAATTACTATTTCTTTAGAAAGAAGGGAAAGCTGTGGGAATCATTGTGCAGAAATTCGGGGCACCTCCGTGGGGACTGTAGACAGAATTCAAAATGTTGCCAATCGGGTAATTGAAGAAAAAATCGGGGAAATGATGTTGTTGTAGTTGTTTCGGCAATGGGCAAAACAACTGATCAGCTGGTTGGCATGGCAAGGGAGATTTCCCCTCACCTGATAAAAGGGAAATGGACATGCTGCTTACAACCGGCGAACAGGTGACCATCTCTTTATTGGCAATGGCTTTAAATGCGAAAGGGCATCCCGCCGTTTCTTTTACAGGGTGGCAGGCAGGCATTAAAACAGAAGCAGTCCATGGCAATGCGAGGATAGTGAATATTGATCCAGGTACCATTAAGGGTGAATTAAACCAGGGGAAAATTGTAATTGTGGCAGGCTTCCAGGGGATGACTGAAGATGGTTCCATCACCACACTTGGCCGGGGCGGATCTGATACAACGGCTGTTGCACTGGCTGCAGCACTTAAAGCTGATAAATGTGATATTTATACTGATGTAACCGGGGTATTTACATCAGATCCCCGCTTTATAAAGAATGCCAGAAAATTATATTCTGTTTCCTATGATGAAATGCTTGAACTGGCCAATTTGGGGGCAGGTGTGCTCCATCCAAGAGCAGTCGAATTTGCGAAAAATTATGGACTTCCCCTTGAAGTGCGTTCAAGCCTTGAGAAGGAAGCCGGAACAATCATTGAGGAGGAAGTAAAAATGGAACAAAACTTAGTCGTGCGCGGTGTGGCATTTGAGGATGATATAACAAGGGTGACGATTCTTGGTCTTCCTAATTCAATGACTGGATTGTCTACTATTTTCTCGGCGCTTGCCAAAAATCGCATTAACGTTGATATCATTATCCAGAGCATGACAGAGGCTCAGACGACAAACCTTTCATTTTCAATAAAGAATGAAGATCTCACAGATACAGTAAAAGTGCTGGAAAAGCATAGAGAACAAT
This window of the Cytobacillus pseudoceanisediminis genome carries:
- a CDS encoding electron transfer flavoprotein subunit beta/FixA family protein, which gives rise to MNIYVLMKRTFDTEEKITISGGKINEDGAEFIINPYDEYAIEEAIQVRDANGGEVTVVSVGTEEAEKQLRTALAMGADKAVLINTEDDLEGGDQYTTAKILSEYLKDKDADLIIAGNVAIDGGSGQVGPRVAEILGISYVTTITKLDINGSSATVVRDVEGDSEVIETSLPLLVTAQQGLNEPRYPSLPGIMKAKKKPLDELELDDLDLDEDDVEAKTKTIEIYLPPKKEAGKVLEGELEDQVKELVKLLHTEAKVV
- the uvrC gene encoding excinuclease ABC subunit UvrC, with protein sequence MNDTIKNKLMLLPAQPGCYLMKDRQGTIIYVGKAKILKNRVRSYFTGSHDGKTLRLVNEIVDFEYIVTSSDMEALILEMNLIKKYDPKYNVMLKDDKSYPFIKLTAERHPRLITTRKVKKDRGKYFGPYPNVQAANETKKLLDRIYPLRKCSTLPDRVCLYYHLGQCLAPCVKAVGEDQYKQMTDEIAKFLNGGYKEIKKDLTAKMTAAAEELDFERAKELRDKIAHIDATMEKQKMTMTDFTDRDVFGYAVDKGWMCVQVFFIRQGKLIERDVSMFPIYNEPEEEILTFLGQFYTKANHFKPREILAPDSVDAEMAEQLLDVKVLKPQRGQKKDLVKLAYKNAKIALQEKFSLIERDEERTIKAVENLGDQLGIYTPHRIEAFDNSNIQGTDPVSAMIVFIDGKPEKREYRKYKIKSVKGPDDYESMREVVRRRYTRVLKEELPLPDLIMIDGGKGHVEAVRDVLENELGLDIPISGLVKDEKHRTSQLLYGNPLQIIPLARNSQEFYLLQRIQDEVHRFAITFHRQLRGKNAFQSILDDIPGIGEKRKKQLLKAFGSVKKMKEAPIEEYRKIGIPENVAEELKLRLEEQNGNPKS
- a CDS encoding electron transfer flavoprotein subunit alpha/FixB family protein → MARKVLVLGEVRDGSLRNVSFEAVAAGKTASEGGEVVGVLIGDSVSALANEMIHYGADRVVTVEDEKLKQYTPDGFSQALMAVIDSESPEGLIFGHTALGKDLAPKIAAKLESGLISDVTSLEEAGGNLVFTRPIYSGKAFEKKIVTDGLLFATIRPNNIAPLEKDESRSGDIASVAAEIKDLRTIIKEVVRKASEGVDLSEAKVIIAGGRGVKSEEGFEPLKELASVLNGAVGASRGACDADYCDYSLQIGQTGKVVTPDLYIACGISGAIQHLAGMSNSKVIVAINKDPEANIFKVADYGIVGDLFEVVPLLTEEFKKLKVNA
- the trxA gene encoding thioredoxin; its protein translation is MAISHATDQNFTAETGSGLVLADFWAPWCGPCKMIAPVLEELDSEMGDKVKIVKIDVDENQETAGKFGVMSIPTLIVLKDGEVVDKVVGFQPKEALAELLSKHA